A window from Symbiopectobacterium purcellii encodes these proteins:
- a CDS encoding NAD(P)-dependent alcohol dehydrogenase — protein MFKTIKAIGTDAVANPLTTFRIKRRGLQDDDVEMDILYCGICYSDLHQLKNDFGAAHYPMVPGHEIVGRVIAVGRAVTQFQPGDYAAVGCIVDACGECPACRRDLEQFCESGTTLSFNSPDKHLGGMTYGGFAQTYVCREKYTLKMPAALDLASAAPLLCAGITVYSPLKHWQVGAGKVVGILGIGGLGHVAIKMAKAMGAHVVVFTTSEAKVADATRLGAHQAVLSTDPQQMKKFASKVDLILDTVSAKHDVNAYLNLLKIDGSVVLVGLPPEPIEIGAFNLVKGRRSFSGSNIGGIAETQEMLEFCAEHGITADIELISAIQVNDAFSRLEQGDVKYRFVLDMSTLQ, from the coding sequence ATGTTTAAAACCATTAAAGCGATTGGCACCGATGCGGTAGCCAATCCGTTAACCACATTCCGTATCAAACGCCGCGGATTACAAGACGATGACGTTGAGATGGACATTCTCTATTGCGGCATTTGTTATTCCGACCTTCATCAACTCAAAAATGATTTTGGCGCAGCACACTACCCGATGGTGCCCGGGCATGAAATTGTCGGCCGCGTTATCGCGGTAGGCCGTGCCGTAACCCAATTTCAACCGGGTGATTACGCCGCAGTGGGCTGCATTGTTGACGCATGTGGCGAATGCCCTGCCTGCCGCCGCGATCTCGAACAGTTCTGTGAATCCGGCACAACGCTTTCGTTTAACTCACCGGATAAGCATTTGGGAGGAATGACCTACGGTGGGTTCGCACAAACCTACGTCTGTCGTGAAAAATACACGTTGAAAATGCCCGCCGCGTTGGATCTGGCGTCAGCCGCACCGCTGCTGTGCGCCGGCATTACGGTGTACTCCCCGCTGAAACACTGGCAGGTAGGGGCGGGGAAAGTGGTGGGCATTCTCGGCATCGGAGGGCTCGGGCACGTCGCGATCAAAATGGCCAAAGCGATGGGCGCACATGTGGTGGTATTTACTACGTCGGAAGCTAAGGTAGCAGATGCGACACGCCTTGGCGCCCATCAGGCGGTGTTATCGACCGATCCACAGCAGATGAAAAAATTTGCCAGTAAGGTCGATCTTATTCTCGATACGGTTTCCGCAAAGCATGACGTCAATGCATACCTTAATTTATTGAAAATTGATGGTTCCGTGGTATTGGTTGGGTTGCCACCAGAACCGATCGAGATTGGCGCATTTAATCTGGTTAAAGGGCGTCGTAGCTTCTCTGGCTCGAATATCGGCGGCATTGCTGAAACCCAAGAAATGCTTGAGTTTTGTGCGGAGCACGGAATTACTGCTGATATCGAACTCATCAGCGCCATTCAGGTTAATGATGCGTTTTCACGCCTTGAACAGGGTGATGTGAAGTATCGATTTGTTCTGGATATGTCTACGCTGCAATAA